One genomic region from Gemmatimonadota bacterium encodes:
- a CDS encoding Yip1 family protein — MSTVGDSLDAQGPTGLVARVKGIIMLPKSEWRVIDGESTTVSQLYTGYIIPLSAIPPIASVIGLSIFGVSLPLLGTYRVPLGSALTSAITQYILGLVGIYVLALIIDALAPTFAGQKNQIQALKVATYSSTASWLAGIFALIPGLRIFGLLGLYGLYLLYTGLPTLMKAPAEKAMGYTVVVIICAIVIFVVIGAIAARFVSYPALGGLQ; from the coding sequence ATGTCCACTGTCGGGGATTCGCTGGACGCTCAGGGGCCAACTGGGCTTGTCGCGCGTGTGAAGGGCATCATCATGCTGCCGAAGTCGGAGTGGCGTGTGATAGACGGTGAGTCAACCACCGTGAGTCAACTGTACACAGGCTACATCATTCCGTTGTCAGCCATTCCGCCGATTGCATCGGTGATCGGGCTGAGCATTTTCGGAGTCAGTCTCCCGTTACTCGGTACGTATCGTGTTCCGCTTGGCTCGGCACTCACGAGCGCGATAACGCAATACATACTCGGGCTGGTCGGCATCTACGTGCTCGCGCTGATAATCGACGCACTCGCGCCCACGTTCGCGGGTCAGAAGAATCAGATCCAGGCGTTGAAGGTTGCGACGTACTCGAGCACGGCGAGCTGGCTGGCGGGAATCTTCGCGCTCATTCCAGGGCTGCGTATTTTCGGTCTGCTGGGTTTGTACGGCCTGTACCTGCTGTACACCGGCCTTCCGACTTTGATGAAGGCGCCGGCAGAGAAGGCGATGGGTTACACTGTGGTGGTAATCATCTGCGCGATCGTGATCTTCGTAGTGATCGGGGCGATTGCCGCACGGTTTGTGTCGTATCCGGCGCTGGGAGGGTTGCAGTAG
- a CDS encoding PEP-CTERM sorting domain-containing protein, with the protein MKISRRLTAIAGAAAALALPVASQAQVTYFTTGVFTSTGTNTVSNGGMTITFNGLPSTTTATPSNVSFGDFLSTAASTGSSGTFNDQFTLNVFQTSPTTGQGSFFGSFAGTISSTGSLTYWNPANPTIFNIDASTYSLTNFTPGLGYSIVAPNNNNGHTTVQGFVSTPEPSSMALLGTGLIGLVPMIRRKKQK; encoded by the coding sequence ATGAAGATTTCTCGACGGTTAACCGCTATCGCTGGTGCTGCAGCAGCGTTGGCACTTCCAGTGGCCTCGCAGGCTCAGGTGACGTACTTCACGACTGGCGTGTTTACGTCCACCGGCACGAATACGGTCAGCAACGGTGGGATGACCATCACGTTCAACGGCCTTCCGAGCACGACGACGGCGACGCCGAGCAACGTCAGCTTCGGCGACTTCCTGTCCACTGCTGCCTCGACAGGTTCGTCAGGAACGTTCAACGATCAGTTCACCCTGAACGTGTTCCAGACATCCCCGACGACAGGTCAGGGGAGCTTTTTCGGCTCCTTCGCTGGTACGATCTCGAGCACCGGAAGCCTTACCTACTGGAATCCGGCCAACCCGACGATCTTCAACATCGATGCGTCCACCTACTCCCTGACGAACTTCACGCCAGGCCTGGGCTACTCGATCGTTGCGCCGAACAACAACAACGGCCACACCACGGTTCAGGGCTTCGTTTCGACGCCTGAGCCGAGCTCGATGGCTCTTCTCGGAACGGGCCTCATCGGCCTCGTACCGATGATCCGCCGCAAGAAGCAGAAGTAG